One stretch of Streptomyces sp. R21 DNA includes these proteins:
- a CDS encoding C40 family peptidase translates to MIVLLLFAAVCCAAPVSGAISAYVAMQAGSQDDGGIADGGTAADIPARMLSAYKKAVQQAGKYVPTCRGMRWPILAGIAKVESNHAVGRSIDDDGDIRPRIYGVLLNGSGAGGNTTVFPDTDNGRWDGTATGERAVGPFQFLPSTWEGIGEDANRDGTADPHNADDAALGAAVYLCGHGRDLTKRSQLKAAILQYNHSGAYVADVLGWIDQYTAAAKAPDLQHVSGKVRTVIEAALSQRGVPYAWGGGNAHGTSYGVCCSPNGKSGANIKGFDCSGLTQYAYARAGIRLPRTAAAQAGAGRRIPARLGASTLQAGDLVFYADAPGHDATIYHAGIYLGSGQMVNAARPGTVVRLDAVDAMPGYAGGARLL, encoded by the coding sequence GTGATCGTACTGCTGCTGTTCGCCGCCGTGTGCTGCGCGGCTCCTGTCTCAGGGGCGATCAGCGCATACGTGGCGATGCAGGCCGGGTCGCAGGACGACGGCGGGATCGCCGACGGCGGCACCGCGGCAGACATCCCGGCGCGGATGCTGAGCGCCTACAAGAAGGCTGTCCAGCAGGCCGGAAAGTACGTACCGACGTGCCGGGGCATGCGCTGGCCGATCCTGGCCGGGATTGCCAAGGTGGAGTCCAACCATGCCGTCGGTCGCAGCATCGACGACGACGGGGACATCCGCCCGCGCATCTACGGGGTGCTCCTCAACGGCTCGGGGGCGGGCGGCAACACCACCGTCTTCCCGGACACCGACAACGGCCGCTGGGACGGCACCGCCACCGGGGAACGGGCCGTCGGACCTTTTCAGTTCCTGCCCTCCACTTGGGAGGGCATCGGCGAGGACGCGAACAGAGACGGGACGGCTGATCCGCACAACGCTGACGACGCCGCGCTCGGTGCCGCCGTCTATCTGTGCGGCCACGGCCGTGACCTGACGAAGCGTTCGCAGCTGAAGGCCGCGATCCTGCAGTACAACCACTCAGGCGCATACGTCGCCGACGTGCTCGGGTGGATCGACCAGTACACGGCGGCCGCCAAGGCCCCGGACCTGCAGCACGTGTCCGGCAAGGTCCGCACCGTCATCGAGGCGGCCCTCTCCCAGCGCGGTGTGCCCTACGCGTGGGGCGGCGGCAACGCCCACGGCACGTCCTACGGGGTCTGTTGCTCGCCGAACGGCAAGAGCGGCGCGAACATCAAGGGCTTCGACTGCTCCGGGCTGACCCAGTACGCGTACGCGAGGGCCGGCATCCGGCTGCCGCGCACCGCAGCCGCGCAGGCCGGGGCCGGCCGGCGGATCCCCGCCCGTCTCGGCGCCAGTACGCTCCAGGCAGGCGACCTCGTCTTCTACGCCGACGCTCCCGGCCACGACGCGACGATCTATCACGCCGGGATCTACCTGGGCAGCGGACAGATGGTCAACGCCGCCCGGCCGGGCACCGTGGTCCGCCTGGACGCAGTCGACGCGATGCCCGGCTACGCGGGAGGGGCCCGGCTGCTATGA